The DNA segment ATACAACAGAAAACTACACTGATGTGGAAGAACTACTTGGGTGAAGATAATTCTACAGTGTAACGATGATGGTCAGTAAACATAAAGGAGTCAGAAGTCtttatacaaatataaaaagaacTTACTTTTATTAAATGTAGGGAAAGCCAACAACAACGTATTGGGACTAGTTAAAACCCAATTtaacaggaagggaagatggaatgTCTCTATATCTAGAGGAACTCAATGATATTACTCAATGGCAGTAGTTTTCTTCAGATTAGTAAGGGATTAGTGGGAATAAAGTACTGAGGGAAACAGAGCAGTTTCCAGCAATAGTAATAGGTTTTGGGCATTCAGCAGGAGTACATGTACAGGTATAGAGGTAGAGTATTATCTAGCTACAGACACTATACTGGTGATGGCTAGTGAAGTAAGCTGATGTTCTACAAAGGAATGGCAAGTACTAcataggaagaaatgaagggaggacaGACTTACATGTGTTCTGGGTGGTTTCTGATGCAGTCTATCATCCCTGGTGGTGGTAGCTCCTTCAGACAGATTTGATGGATGGCAGTGAAGAGAGGGAATCTGCACAGAATACAAGTAACATTCATGGCATAAGTACATCATCTAGAACATAGTATCACATTCTTTGTCATGTGTATGCTAGCCTTGACTGTCACACTACACCCACTAACTGGTACAAGTCTACTGAAGCTAATTATTATGCATGTATGAATATTATGATCATGGTCATGGTGACATATAGTCAAAATTGTTCACTTTACTGCACTACATGAAACTCACCTTTCCTCCATACCCTTTTGCTTGAGCATATGGTTAACTTCTAAAGCAGTGAAGGGACCTTGTAGCTTCTGGCCATTTAGCATCTCTTTCTCCAGTTCCTCTATAGTctgaaaaatgcaaaatgtaCATGATACAATTCATATAAAATACAACAAgggaaattgaagaaaatgaatgTTATGAGGAGAAACTAAGTAACAGTAAAACAACAATGCGATAATATGACCTTGGCCAGGGTAGTGAGAGTATTGgctctcccattttcttattaGAATATGGTAAGACATTAACTTGCAACCATGAAGCCATGAGCCAAGCACTGTACCAAAGAGCCATCTACTCTTGAATATTATGAGAACCTAAAAACACAGGAAACCTTATAATTTAAAAACTATTCATCAAGTGCTTGAAGTGTAGAAACTGCTGCCTTCCCCAGACACCATTACAAGTTTTATTACAAAATTATGAAGACTACTATGAGATAATGTACACTGTTTATGTCTTACCTTGCCTGTCTTGACGAATGCCTCTGCCACCCTCCTGTTCCTGCCTCCATAGCAGGTGGTAATGAGATCTGCCACACCACAGCTCTCAAAGAAGGTTCCAAGTTTTGAGCCTGGGTAAAACACCTGTTCcaccagacaaaaaaaaagaaagcagctGTGatatgttttaatttttcttgacaaaacattaacaaaattattTCTACTGAATGAAGCTAAAAAATTACACAACACAAAACTTTTCATTCACATCACTACCATACTTATTATGTTCCTaaactctccacaccaacaatTTTCATCTCTATAAAGTCACATCTCAAACAGTATCAGTGTGAAATATTTATTATCTATAGAACTAAAACTTCCAACACTAAGATGCACACAAAAAAATGATCTCTCTAAAGTCATAATCTGATACAGCAACTGCATAATCATGAAGACCAGAAGAATTATGGTAACAAATTGCAGCTACACTCTCAACAAAATGTTAACTCTCACCTCACAGAATTTTATCATCTCCATCAGGCCTAATCTAATAACAGCTGCCTTGGTGTTATCTCCATATCCAAGGCCATCAATAAAGCCAGCTCCTGTTGcaacaatattctgaaacaaaaTGTAACAATATCCTCATCATGtgtattaacttttttcttccattaagGACAGAACCTGTTACTAGTAATGTATCAAGTTTCTCTACATGGAAAATACATTAGCATTATTAGTTGTAACCCTCTTTTCATTACCAAGCAAGATATGAAGCAGAATTAGTTTAAAGCAGACTTGAAAAATTTATTTGAAGAATAttcaaatacagtaaaatccctcttatccggcatcaacaggaccgccgacatgccagatacttgaatagaagtgaaattatttccacagtcaccaccctaaactcatgcatcttaccataacaaagatcagctgatctgatcagctgcttaagtgtaagcacaacacgcttcctcttttctacaactttaggcatgatgaaggcgtcaggcgataaacagtgcacacgtgggactgagtcactgagtaaacacagtgcagtgggccgcgggtggcgcgaagcagtgtgctctggtggcgaggggacaaagtatgcctcgcgcgggaattttaatcgattttatgagtacacattgattttttattgattttaaggctcggggaaaaatgtgccggatacttgaagctgccggatactcgaatgccggatgagaggaaTTTTACTGTACACACTATACAGTTGTTTAACTTCAATTTGTAATATTCCATTGATTTTTTTACATCTGAATCTACAAAATGTACTTTGCTTCACTCACAAAAATTTGGGCATTCATCCTTACCTTAAGTGCTCCACAAACTTCTACAGCCTCCACatcatctaccaccaccaccctgaagTAGTCTGTCTGGATCAGGTCCCTGTACATCCTGCCAATTTCTATATCCCTGCAGCCTAAGGAGACATAAAACTTAATAGGATCTATTTCATTTATGCAGTAGGTGGTGGCATGAAGGTTCAAGAAATGGGTATAAAGAAAGCAAGTGAATCACAATGTTAGAATGTTCATGATaaaggtgatggtaatggttaATGTAGCCAAGGTAATATTAATCCTTAGGATCAGCCACTTTTGCTATTACATACTATTTCAAGGCAAGGATCAGATACACTACCTATAGTGGTTTCACAAAACTTCTCATCAGCCACCTCGCCTGCCAAGTTGGCCCCCATCAGTACTGAGACAGGGATATTTACAAGTTCCTTGATCAAGTGGGAGATGAGCAGGATGCCGCCACCCTCCTTCAAGTCAAATCCCTGAACAAGGTAAACATGAacgtgagaaaaataataaacatgcATACAAATAACAATGACATTGATATGTCAATGGGTAATTCTACACACACCAATTTGTGAAAGTAAAATGATGAGACTTGTAAAATCGCTGAAATATATCTTCTTAAAACACACAGTTAGGTGCAGTGTCATCATGTGGTACTGAACTCCCACTTTCCAAGACCTGCCTAGCTGTGGGGAAACATATCCTAATCTACAGAATATGGATTCTTTCATCTGGTGGTATGGAGCCTCAGGCAGCAGCATCAGGATCTGTTGCATCAAGAATATGAGGTGTGACATGGCTgttaccagcagcagcagcagcagcagcagcagcagcagcagcagcatcatcaacaacaacagttgtggtggtgataggagtagtagtggtagtagtagtagtagtagtagtagtagtagtagtactagtagtagtagtagtagtagtagtagtagtagtagcaacagcagcagcagcagcagcagtgataacATTAAAattggtgataatagtagtggcACATCTTATTTACAGCAAAATCAGTAGTAGATATTAAATTATCAGTGGCAAAGACAACagtcacagcagcagcagcaggagcagcagcagcaataacagaaggaagaaatacacaGCAGTATGTTTTACCTTGATGAGTGAGATGCCGACAGTGTTTGGTTTGAGTTTGCCTGCAAGAGGCTGACACACCCTCTTGACGAACTGGTGAGGGATGACAAAGATAAGCACATCAGCATCATGAGCTGCCTCCAGCACATCAGGCACTGCCACCTGGGAGAAATAAATCATGACTTGTATTAATGAAACATCCTCAGTTAGGCATTTCTATCAGGAACAACAGACATAATACACTGAATAACGCATGGAATAAATTATCTGTGTATGTCCATATGAATAATGGTCATTACTGAAACATAAATTATGTTAATATTTCAGGGAAAAGGGATGCCCAGCACAAAAATTAAGAGGCTGCAACATTAGTAAAATCATACACTTTCCAATGTATACTTAAATACTGTTGATGGTTGGGGATTATGAGATGAAACAATTATGTATAATGCGGTAATGCTAAATGAAAGCACATATATAATGATTCTTGAATACATAAGGTacacagattaaaaaaataaataaatgaaataaataaataaataaataaataaataaatgatatatatatatatatatatatatatatatatatatatatatatatatatatatatatatatatatatatatatatatatatcagtaatgatatgaatataaagaaaaagagaccaTTAGATGAGtgcaagaacagagagagagagagagagagagagagagagagagagagagagagagactcagcaTTTGAACACATGCATAAATAGAATGGAAAGGAGCAAACACTTTATAACtactaaagtctctctctctctctctctctctctctctctctctctctctctctctctctctctagtagtagtagtagtagtagcagcagcagcagcagcagcagcagcagcagcagcagcagcagcagcagcagcagcagcagcagcagcagcagcagcagcagcagcagcagcagcagtagtagtaggaggaggagaagtatggTGGGGGTGGAATGATAAAGGAGCTGCCTGATAGCGAGTAGCTGTATCTCGGTATCTTTAGAATGaaagtgaacagagagagagagagagagagagagagagagagagagagagagagagagagagagagagagagagagagagagagagagagagttacgtaaGAAATTCAAGGGCAGGGACATCATATGAATGATAACGAATATATGATAACTAATATGAAGGATAACTGAataaatcatgtgtgtgtgtgtgtgtgtgtgtgtgtgtgtgtgtgtgtgtgtgtgtgtgtgtgtgtgtgtgtgtgtgtgtgtgtgtgtgtgtgtgtctgtgtgcatgaACGACGGACCCTAGTACGGAGCGCACTCTGTCTTTACGCTGTTAGGAAAGTGTCATCTTTGTGAGATTAGGATGCAAAGCAAAACAAGTTGATGCCTCTTGCCATGTGTCCCCTAACCTCTCCAAACACGTATCATGAAAGGCACACTCGTATTATTATTCACACTGCATTATAATAAAAGAACAGATGAAGATAATCGTAacgttgagaaaaaaaaaaaaataaatatatatatatatatatatatatatatatatatatatatatatatatatatatatatatatatatatatatatatatatatgttacagtcaatacctgaatccagacaatttgtaaagtgtaaagttattttttcaggcaatttgtgaactgcctaacctaacctaacctaacctaacctaacctaacctaacctaacctaaccaggcagttcacaaattgcctgaaaaaataagtcactttacaaattgtctggattcaggtattgactgtaacatatatatatatatatatatatatatatatatatatatatatatatatatatatatatatatatatatatatatatatatatatatatatatatataaaacatacgCACTTTGTGTCATATATTTCAAGAGCTGAAAAATCAATAACATTTCGGACATAGAACGTGGAAAAAACGCGTGTATTCAgtaaaaactgaagaaaatatattattctATTATACAGGACAAAAGGATCCAGCTTCTTCTCTTAGAACAGTTCAGAACAATATACCATTCTGaatgtagaagaggaaaaaaaaacatgcattttaaaGCAGGAATACGAGACATGACTGACTTAATtactcacgagagagagagagagagagagagagagagagagagagagagagagagagagagagagagagagagagagagagagagagagagaatcaccaaaTATACGGCTAGATGAAATAGAAAACAGCGAGTACAACAAATTAAGGTTCCTTTCactcgtaaaagaaaaaaaaaaaggaaaagaaaaagcgtcACTTGAAGAGCAGACAAATCTAACAGACATGTCCCTAAATataatcaactctctctctctctctctctctctctctctctctctctctctctctctctctctctctctctctctctctctctctctctccatgacaaGGGCACTGACCCCGAGAGactgatgaaaataagaatTGTTAATAGATAACAATCATCCTGGGAGGCTGGTGCACACGGGGGATGCTTGTGGGAGttgggaggtgagggaagggaggcattTATCCGGAGTCTACGTGAATTATGCGTTCGCCTGTGATGACCACCGGCTGTAGCTCAGAAATAAGCCATGGGATATGCTCGGAAATACTTTCATTGTGATTCCCGCACAAAATTACCAGCGTCATTTCTAAATATAAGACCAAACCTAGACCTCATCTAAACTAATCTAGCCCAAACCAGTCTAGCGTGTTCAAGAGTGATTGGCACCTACTCTTCCAGACTTCTAAAATATGCGGGCGGGAGATGGGTGAACAAAATGAGGGAAGCAAGAGTGGCGGAGAAACGGCAGAGGGAAAGACAGCGAGGAAAAAGAGTGcggaaggatggaaaaaaaaatatgtaaaaaaaaagttaagagatGGCGGATGgaaatgatggaaaaataacgaataaaaattaaaaaggacgagggagggaaatcaagtggaaaaatatgaaaaaagatgaagaatgcGAGGAAGGAAGTTCCGGGGAAAATAAAGATGCAGCGGAGCGAatttgaggaaagaaaagtggaaagaaagatgaagaaacgaaatgaaggaagggaattaggaaaaaaatgagagagagagagagagagagagagagagagagagagagagagagagagagagagagagagagagagagagagagaacgaggaaggtgaagtgaaaaaattaaaatgatagatgaataaataaataaatgaataaataaataaataaacagtgagggagatggagagcttagaaaatgaaagatgagaaGTGGTTATGTATGtctgttatgttaggttaggttagtacaCAACTTACACCTATCtaatgggagggaagagaggtggaagagaaggttcAGGTGGATGCTTGGGGTGACAAGGAGGGATAAAGTGAGAAACAATTTTATAAGAGGAACAGCCAAAGTAACGGAGGTGACAAAGGaagtacaagaaaggagaatgcgATGGTTTGGTCATATCAAAAGGCGAGAAGAAGGGTATGTCGGCAGAAGGATGTTGGATATGGAactggagggaagaagacgacatggcagaccaaagaaaaggtggaaggatcgcattggagaggacctgagggagagaggattgagtggataggaggttggggacagagccttgtggagaaGACTAGTGAGGAACAGCGACCCCACATGAACATGGGAGcagctgcagaagaagaagaatgggagggaagagagggagggagggagggagtttgcACAGGTGAGAGTAGCCAAGTAAGGatgccaggtgagagagagagagagagagagagagagagagagagagagagagagagagagagagagagagagagagagagagagagagagagagagagagagagagagagagagagagagagagagagagtgtgtgtgtgtgtgtgtgtgtgtgtgtcacgatgACGAATACATagggacacaaaggaagaacatatAGTACCTGATTACCTATTGACTTATCTGGATTGTTTGGGAGGGCATTAGCAAATCAGACAGGACAGccgagagggggaaaggggaagaccTCTACATTGTAACACCTCTACATACAATATACGTGGCACTCAGCGACAATAAGCAATTATACCCTGCTCCACAACTAAAAGTAAACGATAACTGCTCTTTTTGTTAAATTTCACCCTATagctatttatctttttttaatttatctagAACATAATAGTCTATTTAAATCAAACAGTCTCGTTATGGCTTAAAATCGCTGGTAAACAAATCGCAAGGTCGATGATGTAGGTGAAGAGGACGATgcgtgaaagaggaaaaaatatgtgaatGTCTGGCAGGTTAATAAACGTGTCTAGGGTACGAGGGGGCAGGGGTACTGAGGTAAGGGCAGACAGGGGCAAGAGGGTGAGGCAGGCACGAGACAatgttggcagtggtggtggcaacaGAACAGAGCCAAGTTACTGAGCAAGAGTGAGAAAGGGTTCACCTCGAGTAGGTCAAACTGCCTCTATTTTTACTCCCCCGCGGAAGTCTACACTGACGATCGAGGCGGAATTCAGGAAATCATACCATGGCCGAGGGAGTGAAGCCTATAGATAACTAATACTCTGGCATAAAATAAAGATCAATCCCAACTCCTGGGTAAGTGAAGTTTCGTTTGAAGTTTcgattatgatatatatatatatatatatatatatatatatatatatatatatatatatatatatatatatatatatatatatatgtgtgtgtgtgtgtgtgtgtgtgtgtgtgtgtgtgtgtgtgtatatatatatatatatatatatatatatatatatatatatatatatatatatatatatatatatatatatatatatatatatatatatatatatatatatatatatatatatatatatatatatatatatatatatatatatatatatatatatatatatatatatatatatatatatatatatatatatatatatatatatatatatgtgtgtgtgtgtgtgtgtgtgtgtgtgtgtgtgtgtgtgtgtgtgtgtgtgtgtgtgtgtgtgtgtgtgtgtgtgtgtgtgtgtatatatatatatatatatatatatatatatatatatatatatatatatatatatatatatatatatatatatatatatatatatatatatatatatatatatatatatcataatgtCCCACTTTTAACTCCAAAATATCCGGTCACACTAACTGAGCAGAGCAAGTTATAGAAACAGATTAAGGTAAACTATACTCTATGCATTAATAGCATGGCAAATCTTTACTAGACACcataaagaaaacacagagaATTGATTCTCTTAAGTTGTAGAGACACAAAACTCAACTATatttagaataagaaaaagtaaagtgCAACTATgtgatacaaaagaaaaaaataataaaaactaatacAAATTACGAACCATTACTAAGAGCGCTAggcctgtctgtccgtctgtctgtctgtcttacatATCGTCAAATTCGACGATAAAACCTTCGCCATTCAACGCAAATCGGTCAAGTAACTATACAAGTACAAAGCCAAACtccaaaaattaaaaatatattcaacaaaggagaaaattacCGTTTGGTAATAACAATGTACACATGAAAACTGAGATAATGATGTCGTGTGATAAATATGAAATGATAAGAGTTGATATGATAAGAGTAAAATTGTTgctagagataaaaaaaataataataaagtatggGTAAGGGTTTAATAtggagataagaaagataagtataaaagtaaaaaaaaagtcaaggatCTTATGGTAGAGATAACCTTGTATgatttaaatatataaaaaaacctacgatgaaaagataaaagacgAGGCTACACAGTAAAGAATTCTATACTAAAATCATTCTGAAGGACTGATAAaagatacacaaacaaacacacattaaTCTACGTAAGTCATCTAGTAACTAAAAATAAACGACGCTTGTCAATGAGCGAAagtgaaccacacacacacacacacacacacacacacacacacacacacacacacacacacacacacacacacacacacacaaaaaaaaaaaaaaaaaagccaagtgTACACAAACAAATGACTGAACATACACACTCAATGAGTTAGTCTTCAATTTGTATATACTCGTCTTAATTTGAATTTTTAAGCTCTTATTTCGAATGTGTTCATATATTCTCGAttatcaatactactactactactactactactactactactactattactactactactactactactgctactgccgcTAAACACGTACCACATTGGACGGCAGTTTCTTCCCCGGCAAGTACTTGACGTTCTCATGCGTGGTGTTGATGATCTCCGTGAGCTTCTTGCCGTCAATCATCTCCTCGTACACGTACATCTTCACCTCGTTGTCAAACTGGTCGAACTTGGTCACATTGTTCCCCACGATCTTGGCGATGGCTGACCCCCTGCGCGAGGAGACACGTGGGTCACTAATGGGTGCTGACaggagggtggtgagggaaacatgaaaataataatatatgtgttgttatttctattttGGTTGAGAGTAATGGATAAAAGAcaggtttgtttttctttttctctcactgaaCACGTTACGTCAGTAGTCTTCAGCACTTCAGAGTCTTATGTAGTTACTTTCAACAGGCTCAAATGGAAGTTATTAGAATTATTTTCAAGGTTACAACACGCTCAAATGGAAATTGTTAGAattattttcaagggtgtttccatgactGTACGCAAGATTCTGCTCCATCGGTAAGGAAAGTACCTGTAAGGACATATACTCGTACGTAATCATCAATGCGACTCTTTAAAATGGTCTTTATACGACTACaacgtatataaaaaaaataaataaaaaaaaaaacgtaataataagcaaaataagtaaataaaattaagGATCTTCGACACACTGTATGGAACCGTTTAGATTTCAAAATACAGTAGTTACGGAGGACTGCACACCTGCACTaaggaacacaacacaacctagcgaatataaacaaataagaaaatcataaatataATTCATTATAAGTTGAACGACTACATGAATTTCTATGTATATTATAAACGCATATcatttttaattgtttattacTAATTACTTTAATCGCAATAAGcatttaaaaatataaatatgtgaaaaatatagtacaaaaaattgatgaatcaCTTGTTTACACTGTCAGAAATTACCATGAACAGTATATACGTCTAAAAGTATTtcaggatatgtgtgtgtggcagtataTGTAAATCATAACACGTAAACATGCACcacacaaaacagagagagagagagagagagagagagagagagagagagagagagagagagagagagagagagagagagagagagagagagagagagagagagagagagagagagagagagagatctggacACACGAGATTTCATTATCACCTTTATCTGCAGCGAAGGACAGAAAACACCTAATAATACCCAATACTTACCCTTTCACGCTCAAGACTCAAGGCTATTATTGCGTGAAGTCCGCGGGGAAACAACACCAGCGGCGGACGGGCTGTGGTCTGGTCTAAGTGGCAGAGAACTGAAGCACAGATCAGGTGTAGGAGTAACATGCACTGTCTCCCTGCATTTTATTTCATGCATGTTTCTACTTAAGATGTAGGCTGTGCACTTAGACCTACACCTTTTAATATGTGTGAAGCAGACCGTTCAAGgacacaaataacaaataaaaagagaaagcaaggtATTTTGTCGCTTccgaaatagaataataataaaaaaaataatgaaaaatttaGTAGTGTCTGTCTACTTTCACCTATCAGTCTCCCTAGGGTCGATATATTTTATTTACGTAACTCTGGAGCAGATCAAGTATTGATAAGttgacgagagaaagaaaaaaaaaaaaaaaaaacgcccaaCTGGTGTGATGTGGCGCGAagaagacagagggagggatgggactGCGTTAGAACTGGAAAGGATGAGAGTAACAGGAAGATGCACGGGACAGAagcaactggaggagactcgtacagtacagtacagtacagtacagtacagtacatGCACGTGGCGCCAATCCCTGACTCTGACAACGGCGAGAGAAGCTGATGTGATGTGTGGACTGTGGTGCCA comes from the Scylla paramamosain isolate STU-SP2022 chromosome 28, ASM3559412v1, whole genome shotgun sequence genome and includes:
- the LOC135114945 gene encoding glycerol-3-phosphate dehydrogenase [NAD(+)], cytoplasmic-like isoform X1 → MAMIIRASLALFSRNSRCSKVSCKLSEIGGGRLFSCSSPLFTCSVTAAFTNMSPPKKICILGSGNWGSAIAKIVGNNVTKFDQFDNEVKMYVYEEMIDGKKLTEIINTTHENVKYLPGKKLPSNVVAVPDVLEAAHDADVLIFVIPHQFVKRVCQPLAGKLKPNTVGISLIKGFDLKEGGGILLISHLIKELVNIPVSVLMGANLAGEVADEKFCETTIGCRDIEIGRMYRDLIQTDYFRVVVVDDVEAVEVCGALKNIVATGAGFIDGLGYGDNTKAAVIRLGLMEMIKFCEVFYPGSKLGTFFESCGVADLITTCYGGRNRRVAEAFVKTGKTIEELEKEMLNGQKLQGPFTALEVNHMLKQKGMEERFPLFTAIHQICLKELPPPGMIDCIRNHPEHMPPNCFKISMASKESSENEA
- the LOC135114945 gene encoding glycerol-3-phosphate dehydrogenase [NAD(+)], cytoplasmic-like isoform X4 — protein: MAMIIRASLALFSRNSRCSKVSCKLSEIGGGRLFSCSSPLFTCSVTAAFTNMSPPKKICILGSGNWGSAIAKIVGNNVTKFDQFDNEVKMYVYEEMIDGKKLTEIINTTHENVKYLPGKKLPSNVVAVPDVLEAAHDADVLIFVIPHQFVKRVCQPLAGKLKPNTVGISLIKGFDLKEGGGILLISHLIKELVNIPVSVLMGANLAGEVADEKFCETTIGCRDIEIGRMYRDLIQTDYFRVVVVDDVEAVEVCGALKNIVATGAGFIDGLGYGDNTKAAVIRLGLMEMIKFCEVFYPGSKLGTFFESCGVADLITTCYGGRNRRVAEAFVKTGKTIEELEKEMLNGQKLQGPFTALEVNHMLKQKGMEERFPLFTAIHQICLKELPPPGMIDCIRNHPEHITLKSKL
- the LOC135114945 gene encoding glycerol-3-phosphate dehydrogenase [NAD(+)], cytoplasmic-like isoform X2: MAMIIRASLALFSRNSRCSKVSCKLSEIGGGRLFSCSSPLFTCSVTAAFTNMSPPKKICILGSGNWGSAIAKIVGNNVTKFDQFDNEVKMYVYEEMIDGKKLTEIINTTHENVKYLPGKKLPSNVVAVPDVLEAAHDADVLIFVIPHQFVKRVCQPLAGKLKPNTVGISLIKGFDLKEGGGILLISHLIKELVNIPVSVLMGANLAGEVADEKFCETTIGCRDIEIGRMYRDLIQTDYFRVVVVDDVEAVEVCGALKNIVATGAGFIDGLGYGDNTKAAVIRLGLMEMIKFCEVFYPGSKLGTFFESCGVADLITTCYGGRNRRVAEAFVKTGKTIEELEKEMLNGQKLQGPFTALEVNHMLKQKGMEERFPLFTAIHQICLKELPPPGMIDCIRNHPEHMCTFDQQHTSLVNSE
- the LOC135114945 gene encoding glycerol-3-phosphate dehydrogenase [NAD(+)], cytoplasmic-like isoform X3; this encodes MAMIIRASLALFSRNSRCSKVSCKLSEIGGGRLFSCSSPLFTCSVTAAFTNMSPPKKICILGSGNWGSAIAKIVGNNVTKFDQFDNEVKMYVYEEMIDGKKLTEIINTTHENVKYLPGKKLPSNVVAVPDVLEAAHDADVLIFVIPHQFVKRVCQPLAGKLKPNTVGISLIKGFDLKEGGGILLISHLIKELVNIPVSVLMGANLAGEVADEKFCETTIGCRDIEIGRMYRDLIQTDYFRVVVVDDVEAVEVCGALKNIVATGAGFIDGLGYGDNTKAAVIRLGLMEMIKFCEVFYPGSKLGTFFESCGVADLITTCYGGRNRRVAEAFVKTGKTIEELEKEMLNGQKLQGPFTALEVNHMLKQKGMEERFPLFTAIHQICLKELPPPGMIDCIRNHPEHMGNLGSYMT